A window of the Hordeum vulgare subsp. vulgare chromosome 5H, MorexV3_pseudomolecules_assembly, whole genome shotgun sequence genome harbors these coding sequences:
- the LOC123452122 gene encoding kxDL motif-containing protein 1 — MEKPPRASQETAAAAAEVAAQFRSLVSSEDVESIKQAQHLILGRLQDSNAVLTHFNEYSEQCFAEVSTDLASKARLLKSMKDDLDHIFMKLRSMKSRLASTYPDAFPDGAVAETMDQRPDLETPLE, encoded by the exons atggagaagccgcCGAGGGCTTCGCAGGAGACCGCGGCGGCAGCCGCGGAGGTGGCGGCGCAGTTCAGGTCGCTCGTCAGCTCCGAGGACGTGGAATCCATCAAGCAGGCGCAGCACCTCAT ACTGGGGCGACTGCAAGATAGTAATGCAGTTCTCACACATTTCAATGAGTATTCTGAGCAATGCTTTGCGGAGGTGTCCACTGACTTAGCTAGTAAAGCTCGCCTTCTCAAGTCGATGAAGGATGATCTTGACCATATTTTCATGAAGCTGAG AAGCATGAAATCAAGGTTAGCATCAACGTATCCAGACGCTTTCCCTGATGGCGCGGTGgcagagaccatggaccagaggccaGATCTCGAAACTCCTTTGGAATAG